The Oncorhynchus tshawytscha isolate Ot180627B linkage group LG20, Otsh_v2.0, whole genome shotgun sequence genome has a window encoding:
- the gnsb gene encoding glucosamine (N-acetyl)-6-sulfatase (Sanfilippo disease IIID), b — protein MASSEARTRQKKRQRTPNGGVRAALFLALFTCTLRCSECEKPSNIVLILADDQDVYLGGMTPMKKTKALIGDAGATFSNAFTATPLCCPSRSSILTGQYPHNHSVRNNSLDGNCSSPLWQKGPETTAFPVYLSKQHYQTFYAGKYLNQYGKKETGNVGYVPPGWDQWHALMGNSQYYNYTLSVNGKEEQHGDNYEKDYLTDLILNRSLHFLDDRSPQRPFFIMLSPPAPHSPWTAAPQYEKNFTDVKAPRDGSFDKPGKDKHWLLRQPSNPMPSTSLNFLDNAYRKRWQTLLSVDDMVEALVKKLEELKVLNNTYIFYTSDNGYHTGQFSLPIDKRQLYDFDIRIPLMVRGPGIKPQQTLPAPVLNIDLAPTFLDISGLNLSFVNMDGQSFLSQMAPELRNGTARPYFLVEYTGEGHLDPDPACPKLGPGLSQCFPDCVCEDAYNNTYACVRTLAEHNLQYCEFADTESFVEVYNLTSDPHQLENIVKKVDPTLLQAMNQRLIKLQSCEGDSCRATKI, from the exons ATGGCAAGTTCGGAGGCAAGAACCAGACAAAAGAAGCGACAACGAACACCGAATGGAGGAGTGCGCGCAGCATTGTTTCTCGCGCTGTTTACCTGCACGCTCAGGTGTTCGGAATGCGAAAAACCGAGCAATATCGTCCTGATTTTAGCGGATGATCAGGATGTGTACCTCGGGGGAATG ACACCTATGAAGAAAACCAAAGCCTTAATTGGAGATGCTGGAGCCACCTTTTCAAATGCT ttTACGGCGACCCCGCTGTGTTGCCCCAGTAGGAGTAGTATCTTAACGGGGCAGTACCCCCATAACCACTCAGTGAGGAACAACTCCCTGGATGGGAACTGCTCCAGCCCTCTGTGGCAGAAAGGACCAGAGACCACGGCCTTCCCTGTCTACCTCAGCAAACAGCATTACCAGACCTTCTACGCCGGGAAGTACCtcaaccag tacgGGAAGAAGGAAACGGGGAATGTTGGCTATGTTCCCCCAGGCTGGGACCAATGGCATGCACTG ATGGGGAACtctcagtactacaactacactCTGTCAGTCAACGGTAAAGAGGAGCAGCACGGAGACAATTATGAAAAAGACTACCTCACAGACCTCATA TTGAACAGATCTCTCCATTTCCTGGATGACAGGAGTCCCCAGCGTCCGTTCTTCATCATGTTGTCCCCTCCCGCCCCTCACTCCCCCTGGACCGCCGCCCCTCAGTATGAGAAAAACTTTACAGATGTCAAAGCCCCCCGGGATGGTAGCTTTGACAAACCAGGGAAGGATAAACACTGGTTGTTGCGCCAGCCTAGCAACCCCATGCCCAGCACCTCCCTGAACTTCCTGGATAATGCCTACAGGAAAAG GTGGCAGACCCTGCTGTCAGTGGACGACATGGTGGAGGCGCTGGTCAAGAAACTAGAAGAGCTGAAGGTGCTCAACAACACCTACATCTTCTACACTTCTGACAATGGCTACCACACCG GTCAATTCTCTCTGCCCATTGACAAGAGACAATTGTACGACTTTGATATCAGGATCCCTCTCATGGTACGTGGGCCAGGCATCAAACCCCAACAGACACTCCCG GCCCCGGTGTTGAACATAGACCTGGCTCCCACTTTTCTGGACATCTCAGGACTCAACCtctcctttgttaatatggatgGACAGTCCTTCCTCTCTCAGATG GCCCCTGAGCTGCGTAACGGTACAGCTCGCCCCTACTTCCTGGTAGAGTACACAGGAGAGGGACACCTTGACCCCGACCCCGCTTGCCCTAAACTGGGCCCTGGTCTGTCA CAATGTTtcccagactgtgtgtgtgaggatgCCTACAACAACACCTATGCCTGTGTTAGGACCCTGGCTGAACACAACCTGCAGTACTGCGAGTTTGCAGACACTGAG tcattTGTTGAGGTATATAACTTGACCTCTGACCCGCACCAATTGGAGAACATTGTTAAGAAGGTTGACCCCACCCTCCTCCAGGCCATGAACCAACGGCTGATCAAGCTGCAGTCATGCGAGGGCGACAGCTGCCGCGCCACCAAGATATAA
- the nudcd3 gene encoding nudC domain-containing protein 3, translated as MASPMEMTELYDNALLGILQHVGNIQNFLQVYFGFLYRKTDFYRLLSTPNDRMGFPPGVAEKMVLKSFRLFEHVAEQDRERQQRELQQRQEARMVPPAVQELELQATEQPEEPRGEKTEPDAQRESSDSASGEPSAASCTTSSSQASSSQAPDSIPQPHCSSVAQQSSHGDHAAACSASTDGQVVQQASPDSYNGAVRDTYSWSQDYTDVEVRVHVPKTVVKGRQVCVNMQPGSVRVCLKEEAGETVLMEGELTHKINTENSLWSLEPGCCVVLSLSKSGEVWWSAVLKGEKEIDVNQINRERSMATVDEEEHAVLDRLTFDYHQKLQGKPQSHEMKVHDMLKKGWDAEGSPFKGQQFDPSMFDIPSSAVQM; from the exons ATGGCGTCGCCCATGGAAATGACAGAGTTGTATGACAACGCTTTGCTTGGAATCTTGCAGCATGTTGGAAACATCCAGAATTTCCTTCAGGTCTACTTCGGCTTCCTGTACCGCAAGACAGACTTTTACCGTCTGCTGTCAACACCCAACGACCGTATGGGCTTCCCTCCAGGGGTGGCCGAGAAAATGGTCCTAAAG TCCTTCCGTCTGTTTGAGCATGTGGctgagcaggacagagagaggcaaCAGAGGGAGCTGCAGCAGAGACAGGAGGCCAGGATGGTGCCCCCCGCGGTGCAGGAGCTGGAGTTGCAGGCCACTGAGCAGCCAGAGGAGCCGAGGGGGGAGAAGACAGAGCCTGATGCCCAGAGAGAGAGCTCTGACTCAGCTTCTGGAGAGCCCAGTGCAGCCTCGTGCACTACCTCCTCCAGCCAAGCCTCTTCCAGCCAAGCTCCAGACTCTATTCCACAGCCCCATTGCAGCAGTGTGGCCCAGCAGTCATCACATGGAGACCATGCAGCAGCCTGTTCAGCATCTACAGA tggtcaGGTGGTGCAACAGGCCAGTCCAGATAGTTACAATGGGGCGGTGAGGGACACCTACAGCTGGTCTCAGGACTACACCGACGTTGAGGTCCGGGTCCACGTTCCCAAGACCGtcgtcaagggcagacag gtgtgtgtgaacATGCAGCCgggcagtgtgcgtgtgtgtttgaaggaggaggcaggagagacgGTCCTGATGGAAGGAGAGCTCACACATAAGATCAACACTGAGAACTCACTATGGAGCCTGGAGCCTGGATGTTGTGTGGtg tTGTCTCTCAGTAAGAGTGGGGAGGTCTGGTGGAGTGCTGTGTTGAAAGGGGAGAAGGAGATTGATGTGAACCAGATCAACAGAGAGCGCTCCATGGCCACGGTGGATGAGGAGGAGCATGCCGTGCTGGACAGACTCACCTTCGACTACCACCAGAAACTACAGGGCAAGCCCCAGAGCCACGAGATg aAGGTGCATGACATGCTGAAGAAGGGGTGGGATGCTGAGGGCTCTCCCTTTAAAGGACAACAGTTTGATCCCTCCATGTTCGACATCCCCTCCAGCGCTGTACAGATGTGA